A portion of the Marinobacter alexandrii genome contains these proteins:
- a CDS encoding FAD-dependent oxidoreductase codes for MGKIKIDYIIVGQGLAGSWLAFEFLKRDLSVMVFDRNIEETSSKKAAGIYNPITGRNMVKTWKADALFSNLEFDYSHLEKKIRAKFLHPIPIYRPFKAVEDQNDWNGKASDEGYLEYLKEFKEQSIGYDDIIDPLGGIILNKSGYVNIPVMLSAMKTFLLNKGAYLSEVFDYDKMKLNSNTALYDSFEAKKIIFCEGSLPENQFWDLPFRPVRGEIIDIECDFKSDFIINQGVFMIPKKDRITIGATYDHKNLTFEPQESGIKSLEERLKKIFKGDFRIIDKQAGVRPATHDRKPYIGLHKKYKTLGIFNGFGTKGVSLAPYFAKHFVDVLTHRDEIDQEVHVQRVN; via the coding sequence GTGGGAAAAATTAAGATAGATTATATCATCGTTGGACAAGGGCTCGCCGGTTCATGGTTGGCATTTGAATTTCTAAAAAGAGATTTATCAGTCATGGTTTTTGATAGAAACATTGAAGAAACATCTTCTAAAAAAGCAGCTGGTATTTATAACCCAATCACAGGGCGGAACATGGTAAAAACCTGGAAGGCTGATGCACTATTTTCTAATCTAGAGTTTGATTATTCTCATCTAGAAAAAAAAATCAGAGCAAAATTTCTTCACCCTATCCCGATCTATCGTCCTTTTAAAGCAGTAGAAGATCAAAATGATTGGAATGGAAAAGCATCCGATGAAGGCTATTTAGAATACTTAAAGGAGTTTAAGGAACAAAGTATTGGGTATGATGATATTATTGACCCTCTTGGTGGAATAATTTTGAACAAATCCGGTTATGTAAATATCCCCGTAATGCTAAGTGCGATGAAGACTTTCCTTCTCAATAAGGGAGCATACCTTAGTGAGGTGTTTGATTATGATAAGATGAAGTTAAATTCGAATACAGCACTGTACGATTCGTTCGAAGCTAAAAAAATTATTTTTTGTGAAGGATCATTACCTGAAAATCAATTTTGGGATTTGCCTTTTAGGCCTGTGAGGGGAGAAATTATTGATATCGAATGTGATTTTAAAAGTGATTTTATTATCAATCAAGGGGTTTTTATGATCCCCAAGAAAGATCGAATAACTATAGGAGCTACTTACGATCATAAGAATCTTACTTTTGAACCTCAGGAATCGGGGATAAAATCTCTTGAAGAACGGTTAAAGAAAATTTTTAAAGGAGATTTTAGGATCATTGACAAACAAGCAGGTGTCAGACCAGCTACACACGATCGAAAACCGTATATTGGTTTGCATAAAAAGTATAAAACATTGGGTATTTTTAATGGTTTTGGCACGAAAGGTGTTTCTTTAGCACCATATTTTGCAAAACACTTCGTCGATGTTTTGACACACAGGGATGAGATAGATCAAGAAGTACATGTTCAAAGAGTTAATTAA
- a CDS encoding MBL fold metallo-hydrolase, whose protein sequence is MKIKSFVFNPFYENTYILSSERGNCLIFDPGCYEDYEVEELKEYIHMNDLKVQSIINTHCHIDHVLGNDLLKVAYKVPLKIPKNEKEVFDSVPAYAPQWGMAGYRHAEIDEYLNEGEVLSLDEVQMRMIEVPGHSPGHLVFYIEDQKVMIGGDVLFRESIGRTDLPGGNHDDLLKNIQEKVYTLPEDVEVLPGHGPSTTIGHEKQFNPFVKG, encoded by the coding sequence ATGAAGATAAAATCTTTTGTGTTCAATCCGTTCTATGAGAATACTTACATACTGTCCTCCGAAAGAGGGAATTGCCTAATCTTTGATCCGGGATGCTACGAAGATTATGAGGTAGAGGAGTTGAAAGAATACATTCATATGAATGATTTAAAAGTTCAATCTATAATTAATACACATTGCCATATAGATCATGTGTTGGGAAATGATTTGCTAAAAGTTGCTTACAAAGTGCCCTTGAAAATCCCTAAGAATGAAAAAGAAGTTTTTGATTCTGTTCCAGCATACGCTCCACAATGGGGCATGGCAGGATATAGACACGCTGAGATAGATGAATACCTCAATGAAGGAGAAGTTTTATCATTGGACGAAGTTCAAATGAGAATGATAGAAGTCCCTGGGCATTCGCCAGGTCATTTGGTCTTCTACATAGAAGATCAAAAAGTAATGATTGGGGGAGATGTTCTTTTTAGAGAAAGTATTGGACGAACAGATTTACCAGGGGGCAATCATGATGATTTGCTTAAAAATATTCAAGAAAAGGTGTACACACTTCCTGAGGATGTCGAAGTTTTACCTGGACATGGACCTTCTACTACTATAGGTCACGAAAAACAATTTAACCCCTTTGTAAAAGGATGA